One window of Syngnathus acus chromosome 16, fSynAcu1.2, whole genome shotgun sequence genomic DNA carries:
- the LOC119135594 gene encoding cytochrome P450 11B, mitochondrial, whose translation MLPCDIAELFRYEGPNPRRMVLQPWAMHREIRGHEKGVFLKNGGEWRADRLLLNKEVMLSAAVKRLVPYMDEVARDFCRMIEGRMIESRPEGGKHDKSSLTFNPSPDLFAFALEASCYVLYGERIGLFSSKPSIESQKFIWAVERMLATTVPLLYLPSALLERIGASLWTQHATAWDHIFTHAEARMKRGFQRLSSGPEAGEIPGVLGQLLEKGQLPRETIKANMTELMAGAVDTTAVPLQFALFELARNPAVQESVRRQVNEAVGQAGGDPHKALEGAPLLKGTVKEILRLYPVGITVQRYPVRDLVLQNYHIPAGTLVQACLYPMGRSAEVFDDPLTFDPARWARMRQERTDGGGAFRSLAFGFGSRQCVGRRIAENEIRLLLMHILLNFHLSVSSSQDIDTKLTLILQPELPPRITFRML comes from the exons ATGTTGCCGTGCGACATTGCCGAGCTGTTCCGCTACGAAGGCCCGAACCCGCGACGGATGGTCCTGCAGCCGTGGGCCATGCACCGGGAGATCCGCGGCCACGAGAAAGGAGTCTTCCTCAA GAACGGTGGCGAGTGGCGCGCCGACCGTCTGCTCCTCAACAAGGAGGTGATGCTGAGCGCCGCCGTCAAGCGGTTGGTCCCCTACATGGACGAGGTGGCGAGGGACTTCTGCCGGATGATCGAGGGCCGGATGATCGAGAGCCGGCCGGAGGGTGGAAAGCACGACAAAAGCAGCCTGACCTTCAACCCCAGTCCAGACCTCTTTGCCTTTGCGCTGGAAG CCAGCTGCTACGTTCTGTACGGGGAGCGCATCGGCCTCTTCTCGTCCAAGCCCTCCATAGAGTCTCAGAAATTTATCTGGGCGGTGGAAAGAATGCTGGCCACCACCGTGCCGCTCCTCTACCTGCCCTCCGCGCTGCTGGAGCGCATCGGCGCCTCCTTGTGGACCCAGCACGCGACGGCGTGGGACCACATCTTCACCCACG CCGAGGCCAGGATGAAGAGGGGCTTCCAGCGCTTGTCTTCCGGACCCGAAGCGGGCGAGATCCCCGGCGTTCTGGGCCAGCTGCTGGAGAAAGGACAACTGCCCCGCGAGACTATCAAAGCCAACATGACGGAACTGATGGCGGGCGCGGTGGACACG ACGGCCGTGCCGCTGCAGTTTGCTCTGTTCGAGCTGGCTCGGAACCCCGCCGTGCAGGAGAGCGTCAGGCGGCAGGTGAACGAGGCGGTGGGCCAGGCAGGCGGGGACCCTCACAAAGCCCTGGAGGGGGCGCCGCTACTAAAAGGCACCGTCAAGGAGATTCTCAG GCTGTATCCAGTCGGCATCACGGTGCAGCGCTACCCGGTCCGAGATCTGGTTCTTCAGAATTACCACATCCCTGCCGGG ACCTTGGTCCAGGCGTGCCTTTACCCCATGGGGAGGAGCGCGGAGGTCTTCGACGACCCTCTGACCTTCGACCCGGCTCGGTGGGCCCGCATGCGCCAGGAGAGGACCGATGGCGGCGGCGCCTTCCGCTCGCTGGCGTTCGGCTTCGGCTCCAGGCAGTGCGTCGGCCGCAGGATCGCTGAGAATGAGATTCGCCTTTTGCTCATGCAC atcCTGCTCAACTTCCACCTCAGTGTGTCCTCATCTCAAGACATTGACACCAAGTTGACGCTCATCCTGCAGCCCGAGTTGCCGCCCAGGATCACCTTCAGGATGCTCTGA
- the LOC119135657 gene encoding complexin-3-like encodes MMESVARVKKSLRAPIRRLSGCMSAVSSRKLCTKSRKRRDRGGRGCGRSGKAPPRPAADAKYPWVARAYQADLDKERKLREATNAHKNAQRASMRAHFRRKYQLSEDSKDAGHLKRVGGKVSLPRELSKLVRPDSKTKDDSFNLLGAFQGLRLGPLMGGKPATAAPQRRRSCQVM; translated from the exons ATGATGGAGTCCGTGGCAAGAGTGAAGAAATCTCTGCGGGCGCCCATCAGGAGGCTCAGCGGCTGCATGAGTGCTGTGAGCAGCCGGAAATTGTGCACCAAAAGCAGGAAGCGCAGAGATcgaggaggaagaggctgCGGCCGGTCGGGAAAGGCCCCTCCTCGGCCAGCCGCCGATGCCAAATATCCGTGGGTGGCCCGTGCCTACCAGGCTGACTTGGACAAAGAGAG AAAGCTGCGTGAGGCCACAAACGCTCACAAGAATGCCCAGAGAGCATCCATGAGAGCTCACTTCCGGAGAAAATATCAACTGTCAGAG GACTCCAAGGACGCTGGCCACCTGAAACGCGTTGGCGGCAAAGTGTCACTCCCCCGCGAGCTATCCAAGCTGGTGCGTCCCGACAGCAAGACCAAGGATGACAGCTTCAACCTGCTCGGCGCCTTCCAAGGCCTCCGCTTGGGCCCGCTGATGGGGGGCAAacccgccaccgccgccccACAGAGGAGAAGGTCTTGTCAAGTCATGTGA
- the clk2b gene encoding dual specificity protein kinase CLK2b, translated as MGKTELRSVCKSFLDCLCLCLSRGSGKAAADTNRDTENGHLVYKNGDVLDERYEILDTLGEGTFGKVVQCLDHSSGRPIALKIIKNIDKYREAAKLEINVLEKISRKDQHKLYHCVQMLDWFNFFGHMCISFELLSLSTFDFQKGNNFLPYPIHHIRHMAQQICRAVCFLHDNRLTHTDLKPENILFVNSDYSVIYNADKKCNEKRVNDSTVRLVDFGSATFDLEHHSSVISTRHYRAPEVILELGWSHPCDVWSIGCILFEYYKGFTLYQTHDNKEHLAMMEHVHGPVPQRMVQRSRKQIYFHSGRLNWNECTKSGRYVKARCKPLRKHLLSQGREHHQFFDLLERMLEYEPSKRISLSSALSHPFFLQPQQSARARTSRNSCNMGP; from the exons ATGGGCAAGACGGAGTTGCGCTCCGTGTGCAAAAGCTTCCTGGACTGTCTGTGCCTCTGCTTGTCG CGAGGAAGTGGCAAAGCGGCGGCCGACACCAACCGAGACACCGAGAACGGCCACCTGGTCTACAAAAACGGAGACGTCCTGGACGAACGAT ATGAGATCCTGGACACGCTGGGCGAAGGGACATTTGGCAAGGTGGTGCAATGTTTGGACCACAGCAG CGGGCGTCCGATTGCTCTGAAGATTATTAAGAACATTGACAAGTACAGAGAAGCGGCCAAACTGGAGATAAACGTGCTGGAGAAAATTAGCCGCAAAGATCAGCACAAATTATA TCACTGCGTGCAGATGCTGGACTGGTTCAACTTCTTTGGCCACATGTGCATCTCCTTTGAGCTCCTGTCTCTGAGTACCTTTGACTTCCAGAAAGGCAACAACTTCCTGCCTTACCCTATCCACCACATCCGACACATGGCTCAGCAGATCTGCCGCGCCGTCTGCT TTCTCCATGACAACAGGCTGACTCACACCGACCTGAAGCCAGAGAACATCCTCTTTGTCAACTCTGACTATTCTGTCATATACAACGCTGACAAG AAGTGCAACGAGAAGCGAGTCAACGACAGCACGGTGCGCTTGGTGGATTTTGGCAGTGCCACTTTTGACCTCGAGCACCACTCAAGCGTCATCTCCACGCGCCACTACCGAGCCCCCGAGGTCATCCTGG AGCTGGGCTGGAGTCACCCTTGCGACGTGTGGAGCATAGGCTGCATCCTGTTTGAGTACTACAAAGGATTCACGCTCTACCAG ACTCATGACAACAAGGAGCATCTTGCCATGATGGAGCATGTCCATGGGCCGGTTCCTCAGAGAATGGTTCAAAGGAGCAG GAAGCAGATCTATTTCCACTCTGGCCGCCTCAACTGGAATGAGTGCACCAAGTCTGGACGCTACGTCAAAGCCAGGTGCAAGCCTTTGCGG AAACACCTGCTATCACAGGGCAGGGAACACCATCAGTTTTTTGACCTTCTGGAGAGGATGCTGGAGTACGAGCCTTCCAAACGCATATCTCTCTCCTCTGCTTTGAGCCACCCTTTCTTTCTGCAACCCCAACAGTCAGCAAGGGCTCGGACGTCTCGAAATAGCTGCAACATGGGCCCGTGA
- the LOC119135791 gene encoding meiotic recombination protein REC8 homolog, whose translation MSYILVQVLPPQPDLPRPRFSLYLSAQLKYGVVVVYHHQCAILLKDLQSIVDQLLKHSRSKTLDLGGPGRQMMLSTDALSHLNEIDGPLDPFFGEMAEFLPSASALMQEEQSPERRASSTEHEATPTGFASSESRHTVSPQDITIAEPPPAGAPLPEFFDEELEPTTTDTLDFLMGQNDNFLDDLLRAPEEEAKMSPGKEVEVARERESELEREATASTLNVDPASVSSRDRTLPTQDEPRPLADQQTPVGVSPPSWLLPTAMAQIPDSEDVPRPEETTRKRGRQLIFLDPHTQLSRDEMESQIQNPLTETRVRPFLPPESWRLKRAGKLLSEPCGVLPEELMLLWRQATTITPMVETEAWPQDRATESSGSKKDLGIGSDSSAREVQKDGAEQEEAQEGSGPGSFPLEAADQQEASQNVSPIYPLGQER comes from the exons ATGAGCTACATCCTGGTGCAAGTCCTGCCTCCTCAGCCCGACCTGCCACGGCCTCGCTTCTCCCTCTACTTGTCCGCCCAGCTGAAATATGGTGTCGTGGTGGTCTACCACCACCAGTGTGCCATTTTGCTGA AGGACCTCCAGTCCATTGTTGACCAGCTGTTGAAGCATAGCAGGTCCAAGACGCTGGACCTGGGGGGACCGGGCAG ACAAATGATGCTCTCCACGGATGCTCTGTCTCACCTGAACGAGATTGACGGGCCTTTGGACCCGTTCTTTGGAGAGATGGCCGAGTTCCTGCCGAGTGCCAGCGCTCTGATGCAG GAGGAGCAATCTCCTGAGCGACGAGCCTCCTCCACAGAGCATGAAGCGACCCCGACCGGCTTCGCTTCATCTGAGAGCA GACACACCGTGTCCCCACAAGACATCACCATCGCAGAGCCGCCACCCGCCGGCGCCCCTCTGCCCGAG TTCTTCGACGAAGAGCTGGAACCCACTACTACGGATACACTTGACTTTCTGATGGGCCAGAATGACAACTTCCTCGACG ATCTGTTGAGGGCACCGGAGGAGGAAGCAAAGATGTCACCAGGCAAAGAAGTGGAGGTCGCGCGAGAGAGGGAGTCGGAGCTCGAGAGAGAGGCCACAGCCAGCACTCTCAA CGTGGATCCTGCGAGTGTGTCCAGCCGGGACCGCACCTTGCCTACCCAGGATGAGCCTCGCCCCCTCGCTGATCAACAGACCCCCGTCGGTGTCTCACCGCCATCCTGGTTGCTTCCGACAGCTATGGCGCAGATCCCGGACTCAGAG GATGTGCCCCGCCCAGAGGAGACGACGAGGAAGAGGGGGAGGCAGCTGATCTTCTTGGACCCGCACACGCAGCTCTCCAGAGATGAGATGGAGTCGCAGATCCAGAACCCCCTCACGGAGACCAGGGTGCGGCCGTTTCTGCCGCCAGAGTCGTGGAGGCTGAAACGTGCCGGGAAGCTGCTCAGCGAGCCCTGCGGCG TCTTGCCTGAAGAGTTGATGTTGCTATGGAGACAGGCAACCACCATCACGCCCATGGTGGAAACTGAGGCTTGGCCCCAAGACAGAGCCACGGAGTCCAGCGGGTCCAAGAAAGACCTTGGGATTGGCTCTGACAGCAGCGCTCGCGAG GTGCAGAAAGACGGAGCAGAACAGGAGGAGGCGCAGGAGGGCTCAG GTCCTGGTTCATTTCCACTGGAGGCGGCGGACCAGCAAGAGGCCTCCCAGAATGTCTCGCCCATTTACCCACTGGGGCAAGAAAGGTAA